A region from the bacterium genome encodes:
- a CDS encoding type II secretion system protein GspE: MAGPAPRVLGQLLLAAGVVDAAELAAALEEQRRTRERLGAVLVRRGLDARHVARALARQLRLAYAEPPLVPEPGALAVVDRALAVRLRVLPLAANGRTLRVAMADPLDTAAVDDLQFQTGRRVEPVVTTPHAVVEALAAAYGVLLPETDAGDATRVEDGDGNAYHGAVVAADDDETGALVRASEAPPIVALVEELLQRTVAARASDLHVEPVASGLRVRARVDGVLREIAALPQEVALAVISRFKIIAGLDISVKRRPQDGRAALRVDGRELGLRVSTLPTENGEKVVVRVLDSRDAGRDLDDLGFDPALRARFLRLLERGHGVILVTGPTGSGKTTTLYAALGALDRERLNIVTLEDPVEYRLPGLTQVQVNPRAGLTFAAALRAVLRQDPDVVMVGEMRDRETVEVGMAAALTGHLVLSTLHTNDAPGAIARLAEMGAPAYLVAGGLIGVLAQRLARRLCTRCREPYDADPAALTELGLPPRPVRLHRARGCAHCDGTGYRGRVGIYELLVVDARVRELILARAGADLVRDAARAAGMETLAQDAWRKVRAGLTSLDGVRPLLTLLADEAPLCPACGHPVAAEFRHCVGCGRPLRTYCACGAALAASWRCCPACGASRVDGSATQGPD, from the coding sequence ATGGCAGGACCGGCGCCCCGGGTGCTCGGCCAGCTCCTCCTCGCCGCCGGCGTGGTGGACGCGGCGGAACTGGCGGCCGCGCTGGAGGAGCAGCGCCGTACGCGGGAGCGGCTGGGCGCGGTGCTGGTCCGGCGAGGACTGGATGCGCGGCACGTGGCGCGCGCGCTCGCCCGGCAGCTCCGGCTGGCGTACGCAGAGCCGCCGCTCGTGCCGGAGCCCGGCGCGCTCGCGGTCGTGGACCGGGCGCTGGCCGTCCGGCTGCGCGTGCTGCCCCTCGCCGCGAACGGCCGCACGCTGCGCGTCGCCATGGCGGACCCGCTGGACACCGCCGCGGTGGACGACCTCCAGTTCCAGACCGGACGGCGCGTGGAGCCGGTGGTGACCACGCCGCACGCGGTGGTCGAGGCGCTGGCCGCTGCGTACGGCGTGCTGCTCCCCGAGACGGACGCGGGCGATGCGACGCGCGTGGAGGACGGCGACGGGAACGCGTACCACGGCGCCGTCGTCGCCGCAGACGATGACGAGACCGGCGCGCTCGTGCGGGCGAGCGAGGCGCCGCCGATCGTGGCGCTGGTGGAGGAGCTGCTCCAGCGCACGGTCGCTGCACGGGCGAGCGACCTCCACGTCGAGCCCGTGGCCAGCGGCCTGCGCGTGCGCGCGCGTGTGGACGGCGTTCTGCGCGAGATCGCAGCGCTGCCCCAGGAGGTGGCGCTCGCCGTCATCTCCCGCTTCAAGATCATCGCGGGTCTGGACATCTCGGTGAAGCGGAGGCCGCAGGACGGCCGGGCGGCGCTCCGCGTGGACGGCCGCGAGCTGGGGCTGCGGGTCTCCACGCTCCCCACCGAGAACGGCGAGAAGGTCGTGGTGCGCGTGCTGGACTCGCGCGATGCCGGCCGCGACCTGGATGACCTGGGCTTCGACCCGGCGCTGCGTGCGCGGTTCCTGCGGCTGCTCGAGCGCGGTCACGGCGTAATCCTCGTCACCGGCCCCACGGGCAGCGGGAAGACGACGACGCTCTACGCCGCCCTCGGCGCGCTGGACCGCGAGCGGCTCAACATCGTCACGCTCGAGGATCCGGTCGAGTACCGCCTGCCGGGGCTGACGCAGGTGCAGGTGAACCCGCGTGCGGGCCTCACGTTCGCCGCCGCGCTGCGCGCCGTGCTGCGCCAGGACCCGGACGTGGTGATGGTCGGCGAGATGCGCGACCGCGAGACCGTGGAGGTCGGCATGGCCGCCGCGCTCACCGGCCACCTCGTGCTCTCCACCCTGCACACCAACGACGCGCCCGGTGCGATCGCGCGCCTCGCCGAGATGGGCGCGCCCGCGTACCTGGTGGCCGGCGGACTGATCGGCGTGCTGGCGCAGCGGCTCGCTCGCAGGCTGTGCACCCGCTGCCGTGAGCCGTACGACGCCGACCCCGCCGCGCTCACGGAGCTCGGGTTGCCTCCGCGGCCCGTCCGCCTCCACCGCGCACGCGGCTGCGCACACTGCGACGGCACCGGCTACCGCGGGCGGGTGGGCATCTACGAGCTGCTCGTCGTGGACGCGCGGGTGCGCGAGCTCATCCTCGCCCGTGCCGGCGCGGACCTCGTGCGCGACGCGGCGCGCGCCGCCGGAATGGAGACGCTGGCGCAGGACGCGTGGCGCAAGGTCCGGGCGGGCCTCACCTCCCTCGATGGAGTGCGTCCCCTCCTCACCCTCCTCGCCGACGAAGCGCCGCTGTGCCCCGCATGCGGGCACCCCGTCGCGGCGGAGTTCCGCCACTGCGTGGGCTGCGGCCGGCCGCTGCGGACCTACTGCGCCTGCGGCGCCGCGCTGGCCGCCTCCTGGCGCTGCTGTCCGGCCTGCGGCGCCTCGCGCGTTGATGGTTCGGCCACGCAAGGTCCGGATTGA
- a CDS encoding multidrug MFS transporter translates to MELMHDYRTVPLRHEAVPRGRRSSRVLRRIVDVIGATVLLVLTAPLLALGALAVWLDSGRPVLFGHVRLGLNGRPFRCWKLRTMVVDAEEWLEREPALKKRYIENGYKLPDWADPRITRVGRWLRKTYIDELPQLFNVLGGSMSLVGPRPVVRGEIEWYGDAAGELLSEKPGIFGEWTSRGAHRPDYPERARIELEYVRSRTALRDLRILLRSIPVVLRGQGAG, encoded by the coding sequence ATGGAGTTGATGCACGATTACAGGACGGTGCCGCTGCGGCACGAGGCTGTTCCGCGCGGTCGGCGCTCCAGCCGCGTGCTGCGGCGCATCGTGGATGTCATTGGAGCGACGGTCCTGCTCGTGCTCACCGCGCCGCTGCTGGCGCTGGGTGCTCTTGCCGTGTGGCTCGACTCGGGCCGCCCCGTGCTCTTCGGACACGTGCGGCTCGGCCTCAACGGCCGGCCGTTCCGCTGCTGGAAGCTGCGCACCATGGTGGTGGACGCGGAGGAGTGGCTCGAGCGCGAGCCCGCGCTGAAGAAGCGCTACATCGAAAACGGCTACAAGCTCCCGGACTGGGCGGACCCGCGGATCACCCGCGTGGGCCGGTGGCTGCGGAAGACGTACATCGATGAGCTGCCGCAGCTCTTCAACGTGTTGGGGGGGAGCATGTCGCTGGTGGGGCCGCGCCCCGTGGTGCGTGGCGAGATCGAGTGGTACGGCGACGCGGCGGGCGAGCTGCTGAGCGAGAAGCCGGGCATCTTCGGCGAGTGGACGAGCCGTGGCGCCCACCGGCCGGACTACCCCGAGCGCGCGCGCATCGAGCTGGAGTACGTGCGCAGCCGGACCGCGCTCCGCGACCTGCGCATCCTCCTGCGCTCGATCCCCGTCGTGCTGCGGGGGCAGGGGGCGGGGTGA